Proteins encoded by one window of Luteimonas yindakuii:
- a CDS encoding DUF924 family protein has translation MSAGNEVAAFWREAGPGKWFNGGEAFDRECLRFLDAHHAAARREYEHWQDTPEGLAGLLILLDQIPRNAFRGSGHAFATDGLALHYARCAVARGMDVQVDTELRAFVYLPFEHSEVLADQHEAVRLFRTLGNAEYDRYALAHLDVIERFGRFPHRNAALGRINTADEQAWLDAGGGF, from the coding sequence ATGAGCGCCGGGAACGAGGTGGCGGCGTTCTGGCGCGAGGCAGGCCCGGGCAAGTGGTTCAACGGCGGTGAAGCGTTCGACCGCGAGTGCCTGCGCTTTCTGGATGCCCACCACGCGGCCGCGCGTCGCGAGTACGAGCACTGGCAGGACACGCCGGAGGGTCTGGCCGGGCTGCTGATCCTGCTCGACCAGATCCCGCGCAATGCGTTCCGCGGCAGTGGCCACGCATTCGCCACCGACGGCCTGGCGCTGCACTACGCGCGCTGTGCGGTCGCGCGCGGCATGGACGTGCAGGTGGATACGGAGCTGCGCGCGTTCGTGTACCTGCCGTTCGAACACTCGGAAGTGCTGGCCGACCAGCACGAGGCGGTGCGCCTGTTCCGCACGCTCGGCAATGCGGAATACGACCGCTACGCGCTGGCCCACCTCGACGTCATCGAGCGTTTCGGCCGTTTCCCGCACCGCAACGCCGCGCTCGGACGCATCAATACCGCCGACGAGCAGGCGTGGCTGGATGCGGGCGGCGGGTTCTGA
- a CDS encoding DUF411 domain-containing protein produces MHHNALTLAVALAAVSLSACAQDATLPAAATAATAAPAPQAGPPAAGPVSVEVADPAAAAFAWPTMTVHKSPSCGCCVVWVEHMRGAGVPVEVVDTDDMGPIKHQLGVPYGKGSCHTAHIDGYLIEGHVPVADIHRLLQERPQARGLVLPGMPAGSPGMEMPDGRRQAFTVELVAADGSTSDWAHHPARDGNAR; encoded by the coding sequence ATGCATCACAACGCCCTGACCCTTGCCGTCGCGCTCGCCGCGGTTTCGCTGTCCGCGTGTGCGCAAGACGCCACCCTGCCGGCCGCCGCGACCGCCGCGACCGCAGCCCCCGCTCCACAGGCTGGGCCGCCGGCAGCGGGTCCGGTCAGCGTCGAGGTTGCGGATCCGGCCGCCGCCGCGTTCGCGTGGCCGACGATGACCGTCCACAAGAGTCCCTCCTGCGGCTGCTGCGTGGTGTGGGTCGAGCACATGCGCGGTGCAGGCGTGCCGGTTGAAGTGGTCGATACCGACGACATGGGGCCGATCAAGCATCAGCTTGGCGTGCCCTACGGAAAGGGGTCGTGCCATACCGCGCACATCGATGGCTACCTCATCGAAGGCCATGTGCCGGTCGCCGACATCCACCGCCTGTTGCAGGAGCGTCCGCAGGCGCGGGGGCTGGTGCTGCCGGGCATGCCCGCAGGATCGCCCGGGATGGAGATGCCCGACGGGCGCCGCCAGGCATTCACCGTGGAGCTGGTGGCCGCCGACGGCAGCACCAGCGACTGGGCGCACCACCCGGCGCGCGACGGAAACGCGCGATGA
- a CDS encoding AMP nucleosidase — MKNKSQIVDNWLPRYTGVPLDGFGEHILLTNFGGYLAHFARLTGAEIVGADRPMPSATADGITMINFGMGSPNAATMMDLLSAIAPKAVLFLGKCGGLKRKNQLGDLVLPIAAIRGDGTSNDYLPPEVPALPAFALQRAVSTTIRDLGHDYWTGTVFTTNRRVWEHDDEFKAYLRRLRCMAIDMETATIFAAGFANRIPCGALLLVSDQPMVPEGVKTEASDAKVSAEYVENHIQVGIEALRLIRRHGKSVRHLRFDE; from the coding sequence ATGAAGAACAAGTCCCAGATCGTCGACAACTGGCTGCCGCGCTACACCGGCGTGCCGCTGGACGGCTTCGGCGAGCACATCCTGCTCACCAACTTCGGCGGCTACCTCGCCCATTTCGCCCGCCTGACCGGTGCGGAGATCGTCGGTGCCGATCGCCCGATGCCCAGCGCCACGGCCGACGGCATCACCATGATCAACTTCGGCATGGGCAGCCCCAACGCGGCGACGATGATGGACCTGCTGTCGGCGATCGCGCCCAAGGCGGTGCTGTTCCTCGGCAAGTGCGGCGGGCTCAAGCGCAAGAACCAGCTGGGCGACCTGGTGCTGCCGATCGCGGCGATCCGCGGTGACGGCACCAGCAACGACTACCTGCCGCCGGAAGTGCCGGCGCTGCCGGCGTTCGCGCTGCAGCGCGCGGTGTCGACCACGATCCGCGACCTCGGCCACGATTACTGGACCGGCACCGTGTTCACCACCAACCGCCGGGTGTGGGAGCACGACGACGAGTTCAAGGCCTACCTGCGTCGGCTGCGCTGCATGGCGATCGACATGGAGACCGCGACGATCTTCGCCGCCGGCTTCGCCAACCGCATCCCGTGTGGCGCATTGCTGCTGGTGTCGGACCAGCCGATGGTGCCGGAAGGGGTGAAGACCGAAGCCAGCGATGCCAAGGTCAGTGCCGAGTACGTGGAAAACCACATCCAGGTCGGCATCGAGGCGCTGCGGCTGATCCGCCGTCATGGCAAGTCGGTGCGCCACCTGCGGTTCGACGAATAG